A stretch of Natator depressus isolate rNatDep1 chromosome 2, rNatDep2.hap1, whole genome shotgun sequence DNA encodes these proteins:
- the NRN1 gene encoding neuritin isoform X1, which produces MPSAERTAFPQERERILFRLEPLLLFLIANQTDEMLVNAYLVQAVRAAGKCDAVFRGFSDCLLRLGDNMANYPQDLDDKRNLQTICSYWDDFHSCTLTALTDCQEGATDLWEKLKRESKNLDFQGSLFELCGGSNGSAPSLLLLPAFPLLLLALSAALVTWLSF; this is translated from the exons ATGCCCAGTGCTGAAAGAACAGCTTTTCCGCAGGAAAGGGAACGAATTCTTTTTCGTCTTGAACCACTTTTGCTCTTCCTTATTGCAAACCAGACGGATGAAATGCTCGTTAATG CGTACCTGGTGCAGGCGGTGAGAGCCGCGGGGAAGTGCGATGCGGTCTTTAGGGGCTTCTCGGACTGTTTGCTCAGACTGGGCGATAACATGGCCAACTACCCGCAGGACCTGGACGACAAGAGAAATCTCCAAACGATCTGCTC GTACTGGGATGATTTCCACTCCTGCACCCTCACAGCCCTCACGGATTGCCAGGAAGGCGCGACAGATCTTTGGGAAAAACTGAAAAGGGAATCCAAAAACCTCGATTTTCAAGGCAGCTTATTTGAACTATGCGGAGGAAGCAACGGGTCAGCTCCTTCCCTACTCCTcctccctgccttccccctgctcctgctggcTCTCTCTGCAGCGCTAGTGACCTGGCTCTCCTTCTAG
- the NRN1 gene encoding neuritin isoform X2, with amino-acid sequence MGLKLNGRYISLILAVQIAYLVQAVRAAGKCDAVFRGFSDCLLRLGDNMANYPQDLDDKRNLQTICSYWDDFHSCTLTALTDCQEGATDLWEKLKRESKNLDFQGSLFELCGGSNGSAPSLLLLPAFPLLLLALSAALVTWLSF; translated from the exons ATGGGACTTAAGTTGAACGGCAGATATATTTCTCTGATCCTTGCTGTACAGATAG CGTACCTGGTGCAGGCGGTGAGAGCCGCGGGGAAGTGCGATGCGGTCTTTAGGGGCTTCTCGGACTGTTTGCTCAGACTGGGCGATAACATGGCCAACTACCCGCAGGACCTGGACGACAAGAGAAATCTCCAAACGATCTGCTC GTACTGGGATGATTTCCACTCCTGCACCCTCACAGCCCTCACGGATTGCCAGGAAGGCGCGACAGATCTTTGGGAAAAACTGAAAAGGGAATCCAAAAACCTCGATTTTCAAGGCAGCTTATTTGAACTATGCGGAGGAAGCAACGGGTCAGCTCCTTCCCTACTCCTcctccctgccttccccctgctcctgctggcTCTCTCTGCAGCGCTAGTGACCTGGCTCTCCTTCTAG